In the genome of Mercurialis annua linkage group LG8, ddMerAnnu1.2, whole genome shotgun sequence, the window ctccccaccaacaagggaattgatccgaataagctcctcaatctcttgagtcaagtcatcggtcTTTTTCTCGATCACTTTCACctggcgatcattaatcgcatcctgcgccttgagctgcgccaggagagaatcatgctcttccaaagaggccttcaatttcgccctttcagactcggaagtcgccaaaagagaagacagacgctcgacctcctcctcggcacactgtcggcggtcgttcaataccaaaacagattgaagagcctacacacaacagaaataaacaaataagaaaacaactgaatacaaaaaacatattatactcaagaaagaaagcacttacagagaaaccatgaaaacaagccagatcggaaagctcttgacccggcctaccacaaaaccacgtgacatcagcaggaatcgccaaagtccggatatattccgctagcactctcggattcagcaaactggcaggatcctgaccttcgacccactgaaccaagtctggagcagaagaagagcttccaggaaaactctccctcgTTGGAGAATCATCGACAACTCGACGTCTTtttctagacggagaatccgggtctcgacctagagaaatctctcccgaatcagcaacaacaggcccctctgaggccacacccccaactccccccgagacgatagatgatgctagagggggaagtaGTGACGGAACCGCCTCGTCGCCTACTGGATCAGCCGactcatcatcatcaacaataaTAATCTCAGGCAACGCTATCTCGGCAGGAGCTATGGGAATATCAACAGGAGCCCCATCCACGTcaatgtcgccaggaataatgttggcaataggaacgtcaggaccacccatcggaacgtccaaatctacttgaaatccggaaaggaaatcgtcagaagaagaagacatcctacaaaagaaacattaaaaagaacttaagcaaactaatataccttgaacaaaagag includes:
- the LOC126660108 gene encoding uncharacterized protein LOC126660108, which codes for MGGPDVPIANIIPGDIDVDGAPVDIPIAPAEIALPEIIIVDDDESADPVGDEAVPSLLPPLASSIVSGGVGGVASEGPVVADSGEISLGRDPDSPSRKRRRVVDDSPTRESFPGSSSSAPDLVQWVEGQDPASLLNPRVLAEYIRTLAIPADVTWFCGRPGQELSDLACFHGFSALQSVLVLNDRRQCAEEEVERLSSLLATSESERAKLKASLEEHDSLLAQLKAQDAINDRQVKVIEKKTDDLTQEIEELIRINSLVGGERDNLRSEVEGLHIRLLDTKAFYSALISEYRLAIGRKLLEQNPNIDLSGVNGLDPQAIARDLLAKMSKDRV